Genomic DNA from Hordeum vulgare subsp. vulgare chromosome 2H, MorexV3_pseudomolecules_assembly, whole genome shotgun sequence:
ATGTAAGATGTATTGTTTTTGGCACGATGATCAAGGCACTTAATTAAACACATGTTAGGAGAAAATTAATCTTGGCTAAATTATTTACTAGCGTTAAATAAATTATTTAGGTTTGGAAAGTAAGAGATACATGCAACCGAAAAAGATAtacttttctttattattttctcactacaaagaaggatacatgcaatCAGAGAAGATATACTTTTTTTAAGGCCTAACGACGGAGTTACGAAGAATTACAAGAAATGAACCTTAAATTGCGAAATTTCATCAAAAAAGCAAAAACACCTTATATAaaagaacggaggaagtatttgtTTACATAAGAACCCGACGAAACATCACTACGTGATAtttggaaacaagataccaacgcTCCTTCGATCAGACTGCAGACAGGCAAATACCAAAACTAAAAGAGACTCCGTTTTGCCGTCGTAGAAGGAAGATGCATGTCTACCTAGCTACATCGAGCTCCTCGCGATGGGAACGTTTGTCAAGGCGGCGATCTGAGACGCGAACCTCGCCATCGCCGTCTCCGGCAAGCACATGGGCACCACGACACAGACGTCGCCATTGGCGTCCTTACAGCTCATAAAAAAACTCGGAGGGCTCCTGGCAAAGCCATGGCCGGGACCCAGGCCCGGCGCACCGCCGCCGACGCGCTCCGCCCAGCAACCTAGGTTCAGCGAGTCGTCCCCGCAGCGGGTTATGTCCGACACCAGGAACGTCTGGTCCAGGTCCGGATCCACGCGGTACTCGCCCCTTGCCATGAGGTCCAGCACCGACCGCACGTGTTCGTCCGTCACGCGGAGCTTGGCCTCGTGGACGAGCTCGACCGCGCGCGCGAGACCACCGTCGCACAGCTCGCCGGCGGCGGCCTCCGCCCTCGCGATGAAGGGCGCGTTGCCGTAGAACCCTGTCGGGAGCGGCGGGTCGCGCTTCCAGCTCCCGCGGGCGTTTGAGAGGAACCAGACGCTTACCCGGTCATGGGACGCGTGCTCCAGCGCTGCCGCCCGGCACCGCCACACGGCCGCCGTGATGAGCTCGAACACGGTGGAGGATCGGCCGAGGCGCGCTGGCACGCCGCTCCTTAGAACGGCTACCTCCCTTGGGCCGAATAGGAATGATCGGGTCACCATTTCTTCCTCATCGAgtggcagtggtggtggtgccggCGTTGATGATGTCTGCGCCTCGGAGGAGTCGTCGTGGGCTGCCTCCTCAGCCATGGCGGCAGCCTCCGGTGAGAAGGAAGATGTGAGAAGGTGCCTCTCCCACGAAGGCAATACGGCGGGCTGTGCTTCACCCCGTGCAAGGTCAAGGATGCATCTGAAGATCTGGACCAAACCGAAGGCATCCACGACGCTGTGGCACATTGTCAACGCCAGGACGATGCCTCCGCATCGAAGCTGCGTCATCTACATCTCCAAGAAATGAATTGTCTGTTCATCATCTGCAATCATGCATATGCATGCACGTACGCATGTACTCCTAGAAGATGAACTCGGACGAATACCTGCAAGTAGAGCAAGGGCTTGCCGACGATAGCTCCAGCGTCGCCCACGTCGCACACGAGCTCGTCGACGCAGGGGTACGGTGGCACCAGCGGCATGGCGAACTCCTCCAACCGCACGTTGGCGTGCGCCTCCACGAACACCACGCCCTCCGCCGTGCAGTCCACCACCAGCTTCTTCCCGTGCGGGACTGGGAGCTCCCGCAGGCGACCGGCGACGGGGTAGTAGTGCACCAGCGCCTCCGCCAGGCCGGCCTTGAGGGCACTTGCCGGCTGCGCCGGCGCCCCTCCGGGGACGAGGCACCGGAAGAATTCGATGACAGTCGTGTATGATCGTAGTATTGGCTGGCGGTCGACGTCGGACAGCGACCTCACCTCGCGTGGCGTCGCCCGCGCGGGCAACACCAGCTCCGGCTTGCTCCGGCACGCCGTGAATGTCACCATGGCGC
This window encodes:
- the LOC123424930 gene encoding acyl transferase 1-like; the protein is MVTFTACRSKPELVLPARATPREVRSLSDVDRQPILRSYTTVIEFFRCLVPGGAPAQPASALKAGLAEALVHYYPVAGRLRELPVPHGKKLVVDCTAEGVVFVEAHANVRLEEFAMPLVPPYPCVDELVCDVGDAGAIVGKPLLYLQMTQLRCGGIVLALTMCHSVVDAFGLVQIFRCILDLARGEAQPAVLPSWERHLLTSSFSPEAAAMAEEAAHDDSSEAQTSSTPAPPPLPLDEEEMVTRSFLFGPREVAVLRSGVPARLGRSSTVFELITAAVWRCRAAALEHASHDRVSVWFLSNARGSWKRDPPLPTGFYGNAPFIARAEAAAGELCDGGLARAVELVHEAKLRVTDEHVRSVLDLMARGEYRVDPDLDQTFLVSDITRCGDDSLNLGCWAERVGGGAPGLGPGHGFARSPPSFFMSCKDANGDVCVVVPMCLPETAMARFASQIAALTNVPIARSSM